The Candidatus Limnocylindrales bacterium genome contains a region encoding:
- a CDS encoding CDP-alcohol phosphatidyltransferase family protein has product MSRPLFIAILSSPVAALLAGMSIYAFRTFYLRNAPMDEELARRGQSALLGQTIRQAFAWTVRPIEYAFEHSGASPDLLTISGTVLCAVGSIVLASGDLTVGGLLILFSSCFDFLDGRIARKRGISDRGGEFLDSTMDRYADAFCFGAAAFLLRDNAWNLSAALLAFGASGIVPYARAKAEALGAELRGGLMQRPERVVLLSGAAIFSAPLDHLCPFDAAHPTFTLVIWILAIGTAVTAVGRTIDGLRATRTTRRR; this is encoded by the coding sequence ATGAGCCGGCCGCTGTTTATCGCGATCCTGTCTTCGCCCGTCGCGGCGCTTCTTGCCGGGATGTCGATTTACGCGTTTCGCACCTTTTATCTCCGCAATGCACCGATGGATGAGGAACTGGCGCGGCGCGGCCAGTCGGCGCTGCTCGGGCAGACAATCCGGCAGGCTTTCGCGTGGACAGTGCGGCCGATCGAATATGCATTCGAGCACAGCGGCGCGTCGCCGGATCTGCTGACGATCTCGGGAACGGTCCTGTGCGCCGTGGGCTCGATCGTGCTTGCCTCCGGCGATCTTACCGTCGGCGGCCTCCTCATCCTGTTCTCTTCGTGTTTCGATTTCCTTGACGGACGCATCGCGCGCAAGCGCGGCATCAGCGACCGCGGCGGAGAATTCCTCGACTCCACCATGGACCGCTACGCCGACGCGTTCTGCTTCGGCGCCGCCGCATTCCTGCTGCGCGACAATGCCTGGAACCTGTCGGCCGCACTCCTCGCGTTCGGCGCATCCGGCATCGTCCCGTACGCCAGAGCCAAAGCCGAAGCACTCGGAGCCGAGCTGCGCGGCGGCCTCATGCAACGCCCCGAGCGCGTCGTGCTGCTGAGCGGCGCCGCCATCTTCAGCGCCCCGCTCGACCATCTGTGCCCGTTCGATGCCGCACACCCGACGTTCACGCTGGTGATCTGGATCCTCGCAATCGGAACCGCCGTCACAGCAGTCGGCCGCACGATAGATGGCCTAAGAGCCACCCGCACCACGCGCCGCCGTTAG
- a CDS encoding DegQ family serine endoprotease, translating into MKFPNRLLPAVRPRLRGLVAVALGGLVGSLATLDILSTTPLGHGGLLSASQLLMPRDAEAHYPSVDLAEIAERATASVVNISSTKVIKGMGDDDDGPGGGSPFSDDPFFRRFFQMPPGQAIPQERRAQSLGSGVIVTSDGVILTNNHVVENADEIKVTLDDNREFDAELIGADPQSDVAVVRLKKSPSGLKPLPIGDSSTLRLADTVLAIGDPFGVGQTVTMGIVSATGRANLGIADYEDFIQTDAAINPGNSGGALINLRGELVGINTAIASRTGGYQGIGFAIPSNMAKGIMTSLLETGKVERGWLGVSIQTLDRDLADAMGIDQAHGVLVADVSPDGPAKKAGIQRGDVILAIDGHDVKSTGELRNIVASHPSGKSVTVTLVRDKTKRELDVELGSLPVTGKRPGAKPEKVTSTGLLGGIDVSDLNAESRRHFGVSDKIDSGAVVTDVEPRSAAAKAGIGPGDVIVQIDQSPVKDAAAFRRVADKVKGNSALLLVARESGTMFVLVKK; encoded by the coding sequence ATGAAGTTTCCGAACCGTCTCCTTCCCGCCGTGCGACCGCGACTGCGAGGCCTCGTCGCGGTCGCGCTCGGCGGGCTCGTCGGCTCCCTTGCAACCCTCGACATCCTCTCCACGACGCCACTCGGTCACGGCGGGCTGCTTTCGGCCTCACAGCTGCTGATGCCTCGCGACGCCGAAGCGCACTACCCTTCGGTCGATCTGGCTGAAATTGCCGAGCGCGCTACGGCAAGCGTGGTCAACATCTCGTCGACCAAGGTCATCAAAGGAATGGGGGACGACGACGATGGCCCCGGAGGCGGTTCCCCGTTCTCCGACGACCCGTTCTTCCGCCGCTTCTTCCAGATGCCGCCGGGTCAAGCCATACCGCAGGAGCGGCGCGCCCAGAGTCTCGGCTCGGGCGTCATCGTCACCAGCGACGGTGTCATCCTGACCAACAATCACGTCGTCGAGAATGCCGACGAGATCAAGGTAACACTCGACGACAATCGCGAGTTCGATGCCGAGTTGATCGGCGCCGATCCGCAGAGCGACGTGGCGGTCGTACGTCTCAAGAAAAGTCCGTCCGGCCTGAAGCCGCTTCCGATCGGCGACTCTTCGACTCTTCGCCTTGCCGACACGGTGCTCGCGATCGGCGATCCGTTCGGCGTCGGCCAGACCGTCACGATGGGAATCGTCTCGGCCACCGGACGCGCCAATCTCGGCATCGCAGACTATGAGGACTTCATCCAGACCGACGCAGCCATCAATCCCGGCAACTCCGGCGGCGCACTGATCAACCTGCGCGGCGAGCTCGTCGGCATCAACACTGCAATCGCCAGCCGTACCGGCGGCTACCAGGGGATCGGTTTCGCGATCCCGTCGAACATGGCCAAGGGCATCATGACGAGCCTGCTCGAGACGGGAAAGGTCGAGCGCGGCTGGCTCGGCGTGTCGATCCAGACGCTCGACCGCGATCTTGCCGATGCGATGGGCATCGACCAGGCGCACGGCGTGCTCGTCGCCGACGTCAGCCCGGACGGCCCCGCCAAGAAGGCCGGAATCCAGCGCGGGGATGTGATCCTCGCGATCGATGGTCACGACGTGAAATCGACCGGCGAGCTGCGCAACATCGTTGCGTCGCATCCGTCGGGCAAGTCGGTGACCGTGACGCTCGTGCGCGACAAGACGAAGCGCGAGCTCGATGTCGAGCTCGGCTCGCTGCCGGTCACTGGCAAGCGTCCGGGCGCCAAACCGGAAAAAGTCACGAGCACGGGGTTGCTCGGCGGAATCGACGTGAGTGACCTCAACGCGGAGAGCCGCAGGCACTTCGGTGTCTCCGACAAGATCGACAGCGGAGCCGTCGTTACCGACGTCGAGCCGCGCAGCGCCGCTGCGAAGGCCGGCATCGGCCCCGGCGATGTGATCGTCCAGATCGACCAGAGTCCGGTCAAGGATGCGGCGGCGTTCCGCAGGGTTGCGGACAAGGTCAAAGGCAACAGCGCGCTTCTGCTCGTTGCCCGCGAAAGCGGGACGATGTTCGTGCTCGTCAAGAAGTGA